In Phaseolus vulgaris cultivar G19833 chromosome 3, P. vulgaris v2.0, whole genome shotgun sequence, the sequence ACGGTTTTGAATACATCCTTCGGAACCGTTCAACTAGGAACACCAGTGAACGAAAGGCTTTACCGCAACGAAAGTTcccaaaccaaaaaaaaatggCTTGAGAACTCTGGGGTCTCGGCAGGAACATCTTCTAGAAAACATCCGTTTTATGATGTTATAGTTGATACCCCGTTGCCCGCAATTGGAGGAATTTGACCATTGACAAATATGATGGGAGCATCGATCCCGATGAGCACATCGCAATATATACCACTCAAATTAGCTTGTACACATGGAATGATGCTATCATGTGCAGAGTGTTTCCTACGACTCTGAAGGGGGCAGCGCTGAGCTGGTTCACACGCCTCCCACCTTTGAGTATAGATTGTTTTGATACGCTGATAGAGAAGTTTGGCGCTCAGTTTGCAACTAGTCGTCCTCACCATTTAACATCAATTGCTTTGGTAAACATAAGACAGGAGAACGGAGAGTCCTTAAGGATGTTCATGGAACGTTTCGGGAGAGTTGCCCTAGGAATCCGAAATCTCAGCCCCGAAGTCACCATGCACCATATGATAACAGCATTAAAACCGGGGCCGTTTGCTGACAGCTTGTGCAAGAAACCTGCGACTAGCTTAGACGAATTGAGACAACGAGCGTCAAAGTTCATGCAAATGGAAGAACTGAGAGAGTTTCGGAATCACGTGAGGATTGATGGAAGTGAAAGAAAACAAACAGAGAAAGAAAGTAGACCTATGGTTAGAAGAGCCAGGGAAGAATTCAGAAGCCGGAGATTCCAGCAATACACACCCTTGAATACGAACAGAGCAAGGGTCTTACAAGAAGTCATGTCCACAGAAATTATACCACCACCTAGGAAAGCACGAACACCGGAAAATGCCGACCGTACCAAACATTGTGAGtatcataaaaatcatggcCATCATACAGAGGAATGTATCGGATTAAAAGACAGAATAGAGGAGTTGGTTCAAGCAGGGCAATTAAAACGCTTTGTTCAAGGAGGAAACGTAAGACTGAGGATGAGCCCGGGAAGAAGGGTGCAAGGGATAGAAGCAGGAGAAAGAAGGGTAGAGAGAGtcgaaagagaaaaaagaatagATAAAAAAGATGGCAGAAGAAGTGGGAGATCAGAAGAACGAAACAACAGAGTTTACCAAAACACACAACCAATGAGAAGAAGCAGGGAACGAAGTTTGGGAAGACCCGTCAGGGGGTTTATAAATACTATTTCTGGTGGTTTCTCTGGAAAGGAGTCGTCATCAGCAAGAAAACAACATTGGAGAAGCATCAGGACCATCAATCACATCTTCAAAAAAAGAACtttgccaccaatgctttttACAGACGAGGATTTTCAAGACATTGATCCTGACCATGACGATCCCATGGTAATAACAGTCGAAATAGCCGAATACGCCATCATGAAAACCTTGGTCGATCAAGGGAGCTCAGTGGATATTCTGTTTTGGGATACTTTCAAAAGATTACATCTAAAAGAAGAAGACATTGTACCTTTCCGAGAACAAATCATCGGGTTTTCAGACGAAAGAGTTAGTACGAAAGGATATATTGACCTGATGACTACCTTTGGAAGAGGAACTAAGACCAAAAAGATCAAGATCAGATATTTGGTGGTAGATGCTTCCACGTCCTATAATGTGTTGTTAGGACGATCTTCTTTGAATGAGTTGGGAGCAATAGTCTCAACCCCGCATTTAGCAATGAAATTCCCAACCGAAAAGGGGGAGATCGCGACTGTTTATGTTAACCAAAGGGATGCTCGAGAATGTTATGCAATAGGTTTGAAGATGAACCTGAAAGAACACACAGATACCGAAAGAATGGTGGCGATGGCAGATCTAGATCCGAGAATCAATGATGAAAGACTAGAACCAAAAGAAGAGACTACGGCTGTAATACTCGGACAGGACGAGAAGCAATGCACTTATATAAGTGGCAGCCTACCCGAAGACTTGTTACACAAACTCATCACATTGTTACGTACTAACAAAGACTTATTTGCCTGGACGCCATCTGATATACCTGGAATTGATCTGAGGATAATTTGTCATAAATTTGCCGAGAAGCGAAACCGGTATCTCAGAAACGAAGAAAGTTGGGGGAGGAAAGACGACAAGCAGCAATAGCAGAGACCGAGAAGCTAATGCAGGTTGGTTTCATCCGGGAAGCTCAATACACAACATGGTTGTCCAATGTGGTACTCGTAAAAAAACCGAACGGAAGGTGGAGAATGTGTACAGACTATACGGACCTCAATAAGGCTTGTCCGAAAGATACATATCCATTACCCAACATAGACCGATTGGTGGATGGAGCGTCGGGACAGGAGATGATGAGTTTTCTCGATGCATactcagggtataaccaaatacaaatgtatgGCCCGGACGTGTCAAAAACAGCTTTCACCACAGATACAACGAATTATTGTTACAAAGTCATGCCTTTCGGTTTGAAAAA encodes:
- the LOC137808806 gene encoding uncharacterized protein, which codes for MCRVFPTTLKGAALSWFTRLPPLSIDCFDTLIEKFGAQFATSRPHHLTSIALVNIRQENGESLRMFMERFGRVALGIRNLSPEVTMHHMITALKPGPFADSLCKKPATSLDELRQRASKFMQMEELREFRNHVRIDGSERKQTEKESRPMVRRAREEFRSRRFQQYTPLNTNRARVLQEVMSTEIIPPPRKARTPENADRTKHCEYHKNHGHHTEECIGLKDRIEELVQAGQLKRFVQGGNVRLRMSPGRRVQGIEAGERRVERVEREKRIDKKDGRRSGRSEERNNRVYQNTQPMRRSRERSLGRPVRGFINTISGGFSGKESSSARKQHWRSIRTINHIFKKRTLPPMLFTDEDFQDIDPDHDDPMVITVEIAEYAIMKTLVDQGSSVDILFWDTFKRLHLKEEDIVPFREQIIGFSDERVSTKGYIDLMTTFGRGTKTKKIKIRYLVVDASTSYNVLLGRSSLNELGAIVSTPHLAMKFPTEKGEIATVYVNQRDARECYAIGLKMNLKEHTDTERMVAMADLDPRINDERLEPKEETTAVILGQDEKQCTYISGSLPEDLLHKLITLLRTNKDLFAWTPSDIPGIDLRIICHKFAEKRNRYLRNEESWGRKDDKQQ